Proteins found in one Candidatus Chlamydia corallus genomic segment:
- the ruvX gene encoding Holliday junction resolvase RuvX: MSKSSIYKAFLGVDYGKKRIGLAYAAEPLLLTLPIGSLEAGKSLKLSAEALHKIILDRKVTCVVLGNPLPMQKGLFSSLQKDISLLAEALKNISVVQIVLWDERLSSVQAERMLKQDCGLNRKQRKGKVDSLAATLILTSFLESLPKELNL, from the coding sequence ATGTCTAAGTCATCTATTTATAAGGCATTCCTTGGTGTAGACTATGGGAAAAAACGAATAGGCCTAGCCTATGCAGCCGAACCCCTCTTATTAACACTACCGATTGGAAGCTTAGAAGCAGGTAAAAGTCTTAAGTTGTCAGCAGAAGCTCTTCATAAGATCATTTTAGATAGAAAGGTAACTTGTGTAGTTCTAGGGAATCCTCTTCCAATGCAAAAGGGTCTATTCTCATCTTTACAAAAAGATATCTCCCTACTTGCTGAAGCACTTAAGAATATTTCTGTGGTACAAATTGTACTATGGGATGAACGACTTTCTTCAGTACAAGCTGAACGTATGTTAAAGCAAGATTGCGGACTCAATAGAAAGCAACGAAAAGGAAAAGTAGATTCCCTTGCTGCAACATTAATCTTAACAAGTTTTCTAGAGAGTTTACCTAAAGAACTGAACTTGTAA
- a CDS encoding CTP synthase: MPFKCIFLTGGVVSSLGKGLTAASLALILERQRLKVAMLKLDPYLNVDPGTMNPFEHGEIYVTDDGIEADLDLGHYHRFSSVVLSRHSSATSGQIYARVIKKEREGDYLGSTVQVIPHITNEIIEVILDAAEEHSPDVLIVEIGGTIGDIESLPFLEAIRQFRYDHAEDCLNIHMTYVPYLKAADEVKSKPTQHSVQTLRGIGIIPDAILCRSEESLTPEVKSKISLFCNVPNRAVFNVVDVKHTIYEMPLILAQEKIANFIGEKLKLATVPENLDDWKALVNQLSQDLPKLKIGVVGKYIQHRDAYKSIFEALTHAALSLNHTAEIIPIDAENDNLTIELSKCDACLVPGGFGNRGWEGKIAAAKFCREQGLPYLGICLGMQVLVVEYARNVLKLDQANSLEMNPKTPHPIVCVMEGQDPLLATGGTMRLGAYPCLLKPGTKVHKAYKESSLIKERHRHRYEVNLDYIQSLEESGLRVVGTCPPQGLCEIIEIADHPWMVGVQFHPEFVSKLISPHPLFVAFIEAALVHSKDKSYV; this comes from the coding sequence ATGCCTTTCAAATGCATATTCTTAACTGGAGGAGTAGTCTCCTCATTAGGGAAAGGGTTAACGGCAGCATCTTTAGCTCTAATTTTAGAACGTCAACGACTTAAAGTTGCCATGTTAAAATTGGATCCATATCTTAATGTGGATCCAGGAACTATGAATCCCTTTGAGCACGGAGAAATCTATGTTACAGATGATGGGATTGAGGCAGATCTTGATCTCGGTCACTATCATAGATTTTCTTCTGTTGTACTTTCTAGACATTCAAGTGCAACTTCAGGACAAATTTATGCTCGCGTCATTAAGAAGGAGCGTGAGGGTGATTATTTAGGAAGCACTGTACAAGTTATTCCTCACATTACTAATGAAATCATTGAAGTAATTTTAGATGCAGCTGAAGAACACTCTCCTGATGTTCTTATTGTAGAAATTGGAGGTACCATAGGAGATATTGAATCCCTTCCATTTCTAGAAGCAATCAGACAATTTCGCTATGATCATGCCGAAGATTGCCTGAATATTCATATGACCTATGTCCCCTATTTAAAAGCTGCTGACGAAGTTAAAAGTAAGCCCACGCAACACTCTGTGCAAACTTTGCGAGGTATTGGCATTATTCCTGACGCGATTCTATGTCGCTCTGAAGAATCTCTAACTCCAGAAGTTAAATCTAAAATTAGTCTATTTTGTAATGTTCCAAATCGAGCTGTTTTTAACGTTGTAGATGTAAAACATACCATTTATGAAATGCCCTTAATACTTGCTCAAGAGAAAATTGCTAATTTCATAGGAGAAAAACTAAAACTAGCTACTGTTCCAGAAAATCTTGACGACTGGAAAGCACTCGTAAACCAACTATCACAAGATCTTCCGAAATTAAAAATTGGAGTGGTTGGGAAGTATATTCAGCACCGAGATGCATATAAGTCGATATTTGAGGCACTAACTCACGCTGCTTTAAGTTTAAATCATACTGCCGAAATCATACCTATTGATGCTGAGAATGACAATCTTACTATTGAACTCTCTAAATGCGATGCGTGTTTAGTTCCTGGAGGTTTTGGCAATCGTGGTTGGGAAGGAAAAATTGCTGCAGCTAAATTTTGTCGAGAACAAGGTCTTCCTTACTTGGGTATTTGCTTAGGAATGCAAGTGCTTGTTGTAGAATATGCCCGTAATGTCTTAAAGCTTGATCAGGCAAACTCTCTTGAAATGAACCCGAAAACTCCCCATCCTATTGTATGTGTCATGGAAGGGCAAGATCCTCTACTAGCTACTGGAGGTACCATGCGCTTAGGAGCCTATCCCTGTCTATTGAAGCCAGGAACCAAAGTTCATAAGGCATATAAGGAATCTTCTCTGATTAAGGAGCGCCACCGCCATCGCTACGAAGTAAATCTAGACTACATACAGAGTTTAGAAGAGAGCGGCTTACGCGTCGTTGGAACCTGTCCTCCACAAGGTCTTTGCGAAATTATTGAGATCGCTGATCATCCTTGGATGGTTGGTGTACAATTCCACCCAGAATTCGTATCTAAACTTATTTCTCCTCATCCCCTATTTGTAGCGTTTATTGAAGCAGCGCTTGTCCATTCTAAGGATAAAAGCTATGTCTAA